From Salmo salar chromosome ssa04, Ssal_v3.1, whole genome shotgun sequence, one genomic window encodes:
- the LOC106602965 gene encoding zinc finger protein ZIC 3 isoform X3: MTKLVDGGAQFSALGVGGFGIPRQHEPGDNDLRLGISPYGETSHFTAFNLIAACQDIAPAQKSQFIPQVSGYAAALGSHYGGHIGSHGYRAIDSRNFTFTYRTPDIVDSAARDTRHGFFSRTATGSVRIPPRISENRAHTLFSSIGEQSASPNGYMANSRAHLGTQGDIYVGADPHQPVSGPHPHFSDTQRHFDHNVDMGMRVTTQTGHGAFFRYMRQHSQQDVTCKWIDANQTNQLQKTCGKMFCCMSELVTHLSMDHVGGPDQSLHTCFWEDCPREGKSFKAKYKLVNHMRVHTGEKPFNCPFHGCGKMFARSENLKIHKRIHTGEKPFKCEFEGCDRRFANSSDRKKHMHVHTSDKPYICKLCDKAYTHPSSLRKHSKVHKSQPSENSPTGTSGYESSTPPAPCRPTSSTIEDSTKTSMLLVKRHKSIFKEDLSTNLVE; this comes from the exons ATGACCAAGCTAGTTGATGGTGGTGCGCAATTCTCCGCGCTTGGTGTCGGGGGCTTTGGAATACCAAGACAACATGAACCGGGGGACAACGACCTTCGGTTAGGGATCAGCCCGTATGGAGAGACCTCTCACTTCACAGCCTTCAATCTCATTGCCGCGTGTCAAGACATTGCCCCCGCACAGAAGTCCCAGTTTATTCCCCAAGTCTCTGGATACGCAGCTGCGCTAGGAAGCCACTACGGAGGCCACATCGGCTCACATGGATACAGAGCTATCGATTCCAGGAATTTTACGTTTACCTATCGCACTCCAGACATAGTCGATTCCGCAGCAAGAGATACTCGGCACGGATTTTTCAGCCGCACCGCAACAGGAAGTGTGCGAATTCCCCCAAGGATCTCTGAAAACCGAGCGCACACTCTATTTTCGTCTATAGGTGAACAGAGCGCATCCCCAAATGGATACATGGCGAATAGCAGGGCGCATTTGGGTACACAGGGAGACATATACGTGGGAGCAGATCCGCATCAACCTGTCTCGGGCCCGCACCCGCATTTCAGTGATACCCAGCGACACTTTGATCACAATGTGGACATGGGCATGAGAGTGACTACACAGACTGGTCACGGTGCTTTCTTTCGATACATGCGACAGCACTCTCAGCAGGATGTCACTTGTAAATGGATAGATGCGAATCAGACGAATCAACTCCAAAAAACGTGCGGCAAGATGTTTTGCTGTATGTCCGAGCTGGTTACGCACCTCTCCATGGATCACGTCGGCGGTCCAGACCAGAGTCTGCATACTTGCTTTTGGGAGGATTGTCCGAGAGAAGGCAAATCTTTTAAAGCGAAGTATAAATTAGTCAACCACATGCGTGTACACACTGGAGAAAAGCCATTCAATTGTCCCTTTCATGGCTGTGGGAAAATGTTTGCCAGGTCGGAAAATTTGAAAATACATAAAAGGATTCATACGG GTGAGAAACCCTTCAAATGCGAATTCGAAGGCTGCGACAGGCGGTTCGCAAATAGCAGCGACAGAAAAAAACACATGCACGTTCATACCTCAGACAAGCCATACATCTGCAAGCTGTGCGACAAAGCCTACACTCATCCCAGCTCTCTGAGGAAACACTCGAAG GTTCACAAATCTCAACCCTCGGAGAACTCCCCAACGGGAACTTCTGGATATGAGTCGTCCACGCCACCAGCTCCGTGTAGACCTACATCCTCAACCATCGAAGACTCGACAAAAACGTCCATGCTGCTGGTCAAACGTCATAAGTCAATATTCAAAGAGGATCTCTCAACCAATTTGGTTGAATG A
- the LOC106602965 gene encoding zinc finger protein ZIC 3 isoform X1 yields MTKLVDGGAQFSALGVGGFGIPRQHEPGDNDLRLGISPYGETSHFTAFNLIAACQDIAPAQKSQFIPQVSGYAAALGSHYGGHIGSHGYRAIDSRNFTFTYRTPDIVDSAARDTRHGFFSRTATGSVRIPPRISENRAHTLFSSIGEQSASPNGYMANSRAHLGTQGDIYVGADPHQPVSGPHPHFSDTQRHFDHNVDMGMRVTTQTGHGAFFRYMRQHSQQDVTCKWIDANQTNQLQKTCGKMFCCMSELVTHLSMDHVGGPDQSLHTCFWEDCPREGKSFKAKYKLVNHMRVHTGEKPFNCPFHGCGKMFARSENLKIHKRIHTGEKPFKCEFEGCDRRFANSSDRKKHMHVHTSDKPYICKLCDKAYTHPSSLRKHSKVHKSQPSENSPTGTSGYESSTPPAPCRPTSSTIEDSTKTSMLLVKRHKSIFKEDLSTNLVEWYV; encoded by the exons ATGACCAAGCTAGTTGATGGTGGTGCGCAATTCTCCGCGCTTGGTGTCGGGGGCTTTGGAATACCAAGACAACATGAACCGGGGGACAACGACCTTCGGTTAGGGATCAGCCCGTATGGAGAGACCTCTCACTTCACAGCCTTCAATCTCATTGCCGCGTGTCAAGACATTGCCCCCGCACAGAAGTCCCAGTTTATTCCCCAAGTCTCTGGATACGCAGCTGCGCTAGGAAGCCACTACGGAGGCCACATCGGCTCACATGGATACAGAGCTATCGATTCCAGGAATTTTACGTTTACCTATCGCACTCCAGACATAGTCGATTCCGCAGCAAGAGATACTCGGCACGGATTTTTCAGCCGCACCGCAACAGGAAGTGTGCGAATTCCCCCAAGGATCTCTGAAAACCGAGCGCACACTCTATTTTCGTCTATAGGTGAACAGAGCGCATCCCCAAATGGATACATGGCGAATAGCAGGGCGCATTTGGGTACACAGGGAGACATATACGTGGGAGCAGATCCGCATCAACCTGTCTCGGGCCCGCACCCGCATTTCAGTGATACCCAGCGACACTTTGATCACAATGTGGACATGGGCATGAGAGTGACTACACAGACTGGTCACGGTGCTTTCTTTCGATACATGCGACAGCACTCTCAGCAGGATGTCACTTGTAAATGGATAGATGCGAATCAGACGAATCAACTCCAAAAAACGTGCGGCAAGATGTTTTGCTGTATGTCCGAGCTGGTTACGCACCTCTCCATGGATCACGTCGGCGGTCCAGACCAGAGTCTGCATACTTGCTTTTGGGAGGATTGTCCGAGAGAAGGCAAATCTTTTAAAGCGAAGTATAAATTAGTCAACCACATGCGTGTACACACTGGAGAAAAGCCATTCAATTGTCCCTTTCATGGCTGTGGGAAAATGTTTGCCAGGTCGGAAAATTTGAAAATACATAAAAGGATTCATACGG GTGAGAAACCCTTCAAATGCGAATTCGAAGGCTGCGACAGGCGGTTCGCAAATAGCAGCGACAGAAAAAAACACATGCACGTTCATACCTCAGACAAGCCATACATCTGCAAGCTGTGCGACAAAGCCTACACTCATCCCAGCTCTCTGAGGAAACACTCGAAG GTTCACAAATCTCAACCCTCGGAGAACTCCCCAACGGGAACTTCTGGATATGAGTCGTCCACGCCACCAGCTCCGTGTAGACCTACATCCTCAACCATCGAAGACTCGACAAAAACGTCCATGCTGCTGGTCAAACGTCATAAGTCAATATTCAAAGAGGATCTCTCAACCAATTTGGTTGAATGGTACGTTTGA
- the LOC106602967 gene encoding fibroblast growth factor 13 isoform X2: MAAAIASSLIRQKRQAREREKANACRCASSPDNCKAGDRGPCEKPSKLNVFSRVKLFGSKKRKRIRRPEPQLKGIVTRLYSRTGFYLQMQADGTIDGTKDEDNSHAVFNLIPVGLRVVAIQGVQTKLYLAMNNDGFLYTSEHFTPECKFKESVFENYYVTYSSMIYRQQQSGRAWYLGLNKEGVIMKGNHVKKNKPAAHFIPKPLKVAMYREPSLHDLTEFSRSGSGTPTKSRSASALLNGGGKTLSQNEQST, from the exons ATGGCCGCGGCGATCGCCAGCTCCCTCATTCGGCAGAAGAGGCAGGCGAGGGAGCGGGAGAAGGCGAATGCCTGCCGCTGCGCAAGCAGTCCGGATAATTGCAAAGCAGGGGACAGGGGACCCTGTGAGAAACCGAGCAAGCTGAACGTGTTCTCACGCGTCAAACTCTTTGGCTCTAAGAAACGGAAGAGAATAAGGCGACCAG AGCCCCAGCTCAAGGGGATAGTAACAAGGCTGTACAGCCGCACAGGCTTCTACCTTCAGATGCAAGCTGATGGAACCATCGATGGAACCAAGGACGAGGACAACAGCCATG CTGTGTTCAACCTCATTCCTGTTGGGCTGCGAGTTGTGGCCATCCAGGGGGTTCAGACCAAACTCTACCTGGCCATGAACAACGACGGCTTCCTGTATACCTCT GAGCACTTCACCCCAGAGTGTAAGTTCAAGGAGTCAGTGTTTGAGAACTACTACGTGACCTACTCCTCCATGATCTACAGACAGCAGCAGTCAGGCAGGGCCTGGTATCTTGGCCTCAATAAAGAGGGGGTCATCATGAAGGGCAACCATGTGAAGAAGAATAAACCAGCGGCCCACTTCATCCCTAAACCACTGAAAG TTGCCATGTACAGAGAACCATCACTCCATGACCTGACCGAGTTCTCCCGCTCCGGCAGCGGTACTCCCACCAAGAGCCGCAGTGCATCGGCCCTGCTGAACGGTGGAGGGAAGACACTGAGCCAGAACGAGCAGTCCACATAG
- the LOC106602967 gene encoding fibroblast growth factor 13 isoform X3, which yields MILNTLDYVLLRQDSSQSVDVVIIESPCRNTCYKIFCCRLKQAIRMGRENSPEEPQLKGIVTRLYSRTGFYLQMQADGTIDGTKDEDNSHAVFNLIPVGLRVVAIQGVQTKLYLAMNNDGFLYTSEHFTPECKFKESVFENYYVTYSSMIYRQQQSGRAWYLGLNKEGVIMKGNHVKKNKPAAHFIPKPLKVAMYREPSLHDLTEFSRSGSGTPTKSRSASALLNGGGKTLSQNEQST from the exons ATGATATTAAATACCCTGGATTATGTTCTGTTACGGCAGGATTCTAGCCAATCTGTGGATGTGGTGATTATTGAGTCCCCCTGCCGTAATACGTGTTACAAAATCTTCTGCTGTCGATTGAAGCAAGCCATCAGAATGGGAAGAGAAAACTCTCCTGAGG AGCCCCAGCTCAAGGGGATAGTAACAAGGCTGTACAGCCGCACAGGCTTCTACCTTCAGATGCAAGCTGATGGAACCATCGATGGAACCAAGGACGAGGACAACAGCCATG CTGTGTTCAACCTCATTCCTGTTGGGCTGCGAGTTGTGGCCATCCAGGGGGTTCAGACCAAACTCTACCTGGCCATGAACAACGACGGCTTCCTGTATACCTCT GAGCACTTCACCCCAGAGTGTAAGTTCAAGGAGTCAGTGTTTGAGAACTACTACGTGACCTACTCCTCCATGATCTACAGACAGCAGCAGTCAGGCAGGGCCTGGTATCTTGGCCTCAATAAAGAGGGGGTCATCATGAAGGGCAACCATGTGAAGAAGAATAAACCAGCGGCCCACTTCATCCCTAAACCACTGAAAG TTGCCATGTACAGAGAACCATCACTCCATGACCTGACCGAGTTCTCCCGCTCCGGCAGCGGTACTCCCACCAAGAGCCGCAGTGCATCGGCCCTGCTGAACGGTGGAGGGAAGACACTGAGCCAGAACGAGCAGTCCACATAG
- the LOC106602967 gene encoding fibroblast growth factor 13 isoform X1, whose product MSAKTAKQVTKEEKEHATREPQLKGIVTRLYSRTGFYLQMQADGTIDGTKDEDNSHAVFNLIPVGLRVVAIQGVQTKLYLAMNNDGFLYTSEHFTPECKFKESVFENYYVTYSSMIYRQQQSGRAWYLGLNKEGVIMKGNHVKKNKPAAHFIPKPLKVAMYREPSLHDLTEFSRSGSGTPTKSRSASALLNGGGKTLSQNEQST is encoded by the exons ATGAGTGCAAAGACGGCGAAACAAGTGACAAAAGAGGAAAAGGAACATGCAACCAGAG AGCCCCAGCTCAAGGGGATAGTAACAAGGCTGTACAGCCGCACAGGCTTCTACCTTCAGATGCAAGCTGATGGAACCATCGATGGAACCAAGGACGAGGACAACAGCCATG CTGTGTTCAACCTCATTCCTGTTGGGCTGCGAGTTGTGGCCATCCAGGGGGTTCAGACCAAACTCTACCTGGCCATGAACAACGACGGCTTCCTGTATACCTCT GAGCACTTCACCCCAGAGTGTAAGTTCAAGGAGTCAGTGTTTGAGAACTACTACGTGACCTACTCCTCCATGATCTACAGACAGCAGCAGTCAGGCAGGGCCTGGTATCTTGGCCTCAATAAAGAGGGGGTCATCATGAAGGGCAACCATGTGAAGAAGAATAAACCAGCGGCCCACTTCATCCCTAAACCACTGAAAG TTGCCATGTACAGAGAACCATCACTCCATGACCTGACCGAGTTCTCCCGCTCCGGCAGCGGTACTCCCACCAAGAGCCGCAGTGCATCGGCCCTGCTGAACGGTGGAGGGAAGACACTGAGCCAGAACGAGCAGTCCACATAG